The genomic interval TGGATGCGTAATACCATACTCTTGTGGGTGAGTCATTGGTCATACCCTCACCAGTGGCTCACTCTCCCAAGGATAAGTGGCTCACTCTCTCAAGGATAAGAGGGGGAAAACAATGGAAGGATAGACCGAAACAAGCCATATGTCCAGTCTTATTGGGACAATATGGGAGGagctataaaataattagtcgTCGCTGACCAAGAACCATGCCGAGTTTCTTCTCCATGCTTTGTGATGATGAAATTGATACggtgggaaaaaaattgcCACCCGGCTAAACTAGATTATGGCTATTACACACTTTAGGAGCCTAGACCAGTATAAGGGCATTCTCAACCtaatgactaggatggtgtccataacattaattaagttgccacctaggataaaaaatgatgtgacaagtgaataaatgaggaaagagaataaaaccaTGTCTTACATGAGACCTgttttctacacaacattcaagatatcatgtgagataagtagtattaaattgaagtatggaatagtggtgtttgtattagaagagtagtgtctagtactagtttcttaatGATATGGAGTTTATGAAAACTATATCTAAtgttatgggttgggaatgccctaaATATGTGTCTCAGgttcttaatttttagttgtATCTCTGCAACTACCCTATACACCACACGATACTATGTCACTTGAATACCGTAGCTGAGATCTCGGTACTCGATGATAAGAAACCTATTGTACATAGCTGGATTCAAACTATGCTATCTACCTATGacatgaaaataattatatatacggCTGGTCGACTGccatttaaaacatttttcatcTCTAATCGGCTTGAAGTCACTCTAACAACATTACCTTCCAcatatactttttttctttaaaaaaactaccCTGCAGGTTTCGTTGTCACGAGTCTCCATCTACATACATTATAGATGCAATATTATTTCTTCTTGCATACATGGCTGTGTTCCTGTGATGATAaaagctatttaataatatatacaataaaattaattactacaaagttaaaaatctactttaaaaatatggtcaaaccaaacttttatatagaatttgttAAAAAACGCAACGTCTAACCGTTCGAAAAGTGTGTAACCACCGAGGAATAATATGTACAGTAACAATGCAAACAAACACAACTTATATTTCTAACCCTACCCACAATCCATGGCAATTTCACTTGTTGAATCATCCCCATAACAGAAAGGAATTCAAGCATAATttgtataatttgtttttctttttttagataaaggaaACTTTTATTGATCTCAGATGATTACATCAAGGTAATACAAATCACTCGAAGACCACTTCCGACATCTACATAACTAATATGCATACAGCAAAAAACTAGACATTAACATAACCAAGTATTAGTGGTAAAGTTTGTTGTTGAAAGCAAGAAGTCTATATAGTGAACACTATAtgatatttcaaaaattaatttataattgtaAAGCACGTGCTACCGACGGGTACTAGATAGTTAGTCAAATTACTCTCCGTTGCACGTACGTACCCACCAGCACTACATATAGAAGAGTATAATTAGATCAAccggagaaagaaagaaaaggaagcaaGCAAAAACGCCAGGTAAGGTAGGTTTGTTGAGTAGGTTGCACTCAacaaggagaggagagggtggATGCAGTTGTGCGTGTGGATTACAAGGCAAGCTAGCTATATAGGCAGGCATTTTGGAAGGAAagaaagtatatataaaaagattggAATGGAAATGTAGATGGGATGTAATGGAATCGATTGAGGCACTCACTACCAACCGATTGCTGCTGGCACTAGATAAACACATGAGCACTCCTACTATATACTGATCAGATGTGATGTAGTGGAGTAGGATCGAGCATTCCAGTTCCAGCAGCTGATCGTATTAGCTTAGCTTGCCGCACCTCAACTGCCAAAAGCCAACGTACAAGCAAGCCATCCATGACAGCGTCCTCCCAACCATCCATCTTCTTCTCTGCTACTGCTACCTATAGTCGATATATCGATCGTTTTCCTCCTTGCTCCGTCCATCCGTCGTCCTTCAATTCGCCTCAGTCGATCGCCCTCCGGTTTTAATGACTCACTCCAGCTCCAgctatcgatcgatcagatAGAGGGAGGTGAGGGGCCGGGTATGGAGTTTGTAGCCGTGGCCGTGGGACGCcgcactccgccgccgcccgcccatCCTCAGGTATCATCAGTTTCATACCGCTTGCTTATTACTAAAACTACATGCTTGCATCAGTCCAAATagaatttattaatttttcttttatttactactagtaattaattaaactcgaTATGTACGTTCGTTCGTTCAGTAATAGTAATAATAGAGTAGTAGTCATATTATTGATGAGCATGTTTGAATTGCAGAGCAAGAGAACAAAGCCCGCGCAGGCGCAGAGGCGAGCGGATCTTGAGCAGGAGgtactcaaaaagaaaaaaagaaactttgTTGGATCGATCTGCAgatgcagagagagagagagagagcagtgTTCTCTTTTTGTTGAGTTGGATTGTAAATATGGTATGGTATGATACGTGCAGGTGGCtgagctgaagaagcagttaGGGAACGAGCAGGCGGTGCATGACATCCTGGAGCGCGCACTGCTGCACCCTGACACCACCATCACCGGAtcatccccctccccctccctcctccgcaaCATCCCCGCATTCATCCCGCCCAAGGTCTGCACCTACtattctcttcttcttctatcTATCTATAATCTACTCCCCTATTAATATAGGAGTAGTTGCATATTAGCAGGCCAAGGAGCTTCTGGCAGAGCTTGTGCTGGTGGAGGAAGAGATTGCGCGCCTCGAGGCTCAGATCATCACCATGAAGAAGCAGCAGGCGCCCAATCATCCTACTGCTACGACTAGTGCATTATTGCTGCAGCCACCAAGCATCGACAGTACTaatggaaaaggaaaagatgcCAACATCAAGTCCATGTTCTTCATCAGCCAAGCCATCAACGCcgacttcctcctcctcgaccaTCAGCATCATCATCTCAGCCCCAAGCCTCGGAACCATCCCCACAGTAGCAACAGTGACagtgacaataataataagaagaagatggtgcagcagcagcccaACAAGCTGTCGGAGAGGATCGTCAAGTGCCTCATCTGCATCTTCATCCGCCTGCTCAGGTCGTCGCGGGTCGCCGACCTGCagcaggataacaacaccacCAGTAACAACAGgtcctctgcctcctcctcaccACTCACCAGGCAGCCGCAtcaaggaggaggtggtggtggtggaagcTTCAGAATCGACAGCGCCCTCATAAGCAGGCAGGAGTGCCGGTCGGGGCAGCAGGATCACTACGGCATCTTCGCCATCCAGGACTCCATTGTCAGAGACATCGGCCCCTACAAGAACCTCGTCAGCTTCACTTCCTCTGCCTTTGACCTCAGAGGATTCTCCACCTCTCCCCTGCTCACTAAGCTCAGGTTTGCCTTTCTTCCTGCTTGCATTGCTCTGCTCGCACACACCCATGCCACTGGATATATGAACAATGCAGCCAAATCAGATTCCGTTTCTCCGTTGGGCAGGGGGATGCTGGAGGCCTTGCAGCATGTGGATTTGAGGTTTCTGACTCACCAGCAGAAGCTTGCCTTCTGgctcaacatatacaacaccTGCATCATGCACGTAATCTTAATTTACCTGCAACAGAGACACATTGCCCTTAATTAATGGATAGCTGATGAGGACAACTCTCTTGCCATTGCCAATCAATATGATTTGCTGTTTCAGGGGATTCTGCACAACGGATTGCCCTCAAACTCTGAAAAGCTGCTTGCACTGAAGAACAAGGCCACGCTGAATGTTTCAGGGCAAAAGTTCAACGCGTTGGTGATAGAGAATTTCATCCTGAGACAGCCATCCAGTGTGAAAGAAGTGAGCAGCAGCTAGTATGTGACTTAATTGATCCTGACTGAACTAATAATCATTAACTGATTAATTCATGCAGGAGCTATGGAAATGCGAGGTGGATGTGGAAGAGCAGCAAGTGAGGGGTCGTTACGGGCTCAACAGCTCAGAGCCCAACATTCTGTTCGCGCTCTGCTGTGGCAACAGATCATCTCCAGCAGTAAGCTGCTTGCTGCTCCATCAATTAGCTGTTGGATTCAGTTGATtgattgcattgcattgcagcTACGGATATACAAGGCGGATCGTGTGATGATGGATCTGGAGAAGGCGAAGCTGGAGTATCTGCAGGCGTCGCTGGTGGTGACGTCGACGAGGAGGCTGATGATCCCAAGCCTGATACACTCCAACATGCACGACTTCGCAAAGGACATGGAATCGCTGGTTCGGTGGATCATCGACCAGCTGCCCACGTCGTGGTCGCTCAGAAAATCCATGGTTGATTGCCTCAGGCCCGGCGGGGGCGgccaccatcatcatctcAGGATCCAAGACCTCCTCCTCGATGTCATCCCATACGACTATGACTTTCAATACCTACTTCCTATGTGAttctcctccttcctcacTATCTGACCATCCATCTCTACTTTCTTGCGTTTCCTTTTTCCCGGTATGATACGAGCATCTGCTCTAattattatcattattatGGTTGCTATTTGTTTTGCGCCATATTATCtatcatttttcatttcacaggaaaaaaataaaaataatggaCCCTGTTATTCGTTACGatttctattttaaatatacgaTGATGATGACTTTTATGCATTATGTCTGACCATCATCACATATACTATGATTTTTATTGAAATACTTTTCAAGATTAATAATCTATGCACACGGTCCCCATGTTTGTAATGTTGTTCATAAGTTAAAGCTATAGAAGTTTGAAATCGGTCTTGTACTCTTGTACAAAGGGAAAACTGCTGGATAACTGGAGTGAGTATGCGCgtgtcatttatttattttgttcgaTGTGACTTGACTTGTTTTGAAATTAAAGGTAACTTAAGCATAGCTCATATTTTGATTGCAGATTTATGAATAAGATAACCAATGCAatgccatatatataaaaggcaACAATGTTAGTTATTATGTCCTATTTAAAAACAACAGATATGATACTTTAAAAACAACATAAACATGGAACGAGAACGAGAGATAAAAATAGTGAGCATGTTTGTTTGTTGGGACTAGACTAGAGGTAGGTGAGCGCATGGAAAGAAGGTCGATGCTCTATATTAGTTGGGCCGAAAGTTGGCCcaacaaaaatgtatttactgCGTTGGCCCAACAACACATAccctttcttctttcttcttcctgaCGACCATCTCGATTCGactcgacgccgacggcggccgcaATCCCGATCCCGATTCCAAGGAAGGCAGCatgagcagcggcggcggcgaaagGCTCCGGAACCCTTGCCTGACGATGCACCAGCCCTGGGCGTCGCTGCTGGTCCACGGCATCAAGCGCATCGAGGGCCGCTCATGGCCATCGCCGGTCACCGGTAGGCATCCATTCCCCCCGGTCCCAtgttctttctcttcctcttccttggCTTCACCTTTGGATGGAACTGAAAGGGCGGCTTTGGATCCACGCTGCGTCCAAGGTCCCCGACCCCGAAACCATCAAGGCCATGGAGGATTTCTACAGGGAGATTTACGCCGTCGACGGAATCACCGACATCACCTTCCCTCAGCACTACCCTGTATCTCGTCTGCTAGGTATACGATCGCCTCATACATACTACTAGTACAACTGCCTGCAGATTGCAATTTTGCCACAAATCTAGCACTACTAGGATATCTCATATCATTGCAACTGCTACTCCACTACTGCACAGGATGCGTTGAGGTGGTAGGGTGTGTCAGCTGTCAAGAGCTCGCCTCCTGGGAACATGTGCCCCAATCTGTATGTACTTCACTCGTATCAGTATCAGTATGCTTGTTCTCCCGTTTAACTCCACTGCTCATGCGCGCAGGTCAGGCTCGAAGCATTGACTGACTTCTGCTGGCTTTGTGAAAACCCACAGGTCACCCCAACTTAGTAGTAATTCTCATCATCGCTGCCGCACTTCCTCTCATTTGTTGCTTAAATGTGTTCCCTTTTCTCCTGCCTGCAGAAGTTGGTGGTTCCATTTGAGATGCGTGGTTACCAGGGAGTTTACAATTTAGAAAGAAGGGTGtgttctctcttctcttctgccTAACATAACTAGTGTAGTAGTATTTGAGATGCACCAGCTTTCTCACTTGTCCTCCTAGTGATCTGTTGAGCTTCTTGTTGTCATGTCACAGATCTATGAGGGAGCAGTCAGGGGTCTCATACCTGTTCAAGGTCCATTTCCTGTCAACTTCCCACTCCCAGGATCTTTTCAATCTGACTACGCAAAGCCGGCTCTAGAGAAATCTCCCAGTCTCACTGCAGCGATAGCCGGAGCTCGAGCTGCTGCCACTCAGTATTCACGCAAGAATCATAATAATGTTGCTCCTACTAGTACTTCAACTGAAGAAACTCAACAGAGATTTCACTGGGAAAACCACTCCTACATCATGCAAAACCAGAGTGCTGAGCCTCGGAGAAGTCCCAGACTACAAAATGGAGCTCCCAGTAGGGTGAGTGCTCAATATTTCAATCCCTTTATGGAATAGTCAATTTTCGTGGTACGGCAAAACAAGTCCATCCATAATTCCAGATCATATAGGCTCTCATTCTTTTTCCAGCTTCACGTATTGTTAATTGGCACTTGGGTGGATAATCTCTAGACGTTACGCACATAGGTTGAATGATGGAAAACAATtctgttttggaaaaaaatgtaacCTGACTAGCTTTGGATGGCTAAATGAACGGTAATAGCTAAGAAACATTGCGTCGAGTTGTCTCCCGAACGAgtcattatattttagggTGAAGTCAcataccccccccccccccacccccccccccaaaaaaaaagaaaaaaaaggaattgtGGTTTCGGTGTTGATGCATAATAGTGTCTCTGTTCACTTGTTGCGCAAACTAACATGTCGTCAGTAGCTTGTTGCAGTGGCACTGAGGGGATTGAAGCAATCAAGTGTCAGTGAGGGAGGAGAGCAATCAGTTCCTAAAAGATGGCCTGACTGAATATCTGGTGCGGCATTCGGTCTAGCCTTTAGTAGTTTTGCTTGTAAGTACTACCCAAATACCCATGGATTGCAatgaattatataaaatagacaaaaataatttgagtcAACTTGGTTAAGGAAAATATACTTGCTTCTACTTGATTGAAACAATATTCatcattttaaaaagaaaaagacattGCCAGGCTTAGAAAATGCCTTTTCACGCGAAAATGAAATGGTACTCATTAACAATATATCATGGGGGTGTAtcctatttaaaataaaaaaaacacaaataaatcagCAGTGTTTGGTGGCAAACTTACCATCATCACCACGGCTTGTGacttttaaagtagtatagatgTTTCTGAATGTGTACTAATCCCTACGGTTTCATAATAATTATTGTTTTGGATAAGAATATGGCCTCCAAAAGACAACTTCAACCGTAATTTTCTATTACAATATATAGAATTATCAACAATTATATGATTTCATTGTACCTTTTAAGTTAGTCCATACATACAATTTCCATGTTGATGAAGTAAGTATTTAGTATCCGTGGTGAAatgcaagttaaaaaaaaatcaacagcgccaaatatatataaaaaaagagaaaaactggACATGAGTAACATATACTGGTGGCTTACGAAAATAATAGATGACATTGTGACTGTGAAGCAAGAAAGCATGGAAATGCGAAATGGGAACCTTCATTTTGGAAACAGCACCAAGCAAATTAAGCATGCATGTCTGTGATCCTGCCACGAAATTGCTGGCGACACTGAGACTTTCCAGGAAGTGTGTGTCATACTAGTACATCACGGCATATATACTGTAGTCAGTCAGGTGTGCACTTTTATTATTACTGATATAAATCAGCAAAAAATTCTACGGAGTCCAGAGTAGGGGAGAAGaacccaaaataaaattaaaaaaaaaactgttttccGGAGGATTTAGAGTAGGACGGTTCCAAGAAAGCAGCGCGGCAGGTGTTGTTGCATACTCATactccctcccctccgcccgaaataataaaaaggaaatgaatCTGGATGGATGTTCAAAGTTACTATTTTACtagttaattgtttttaggATCAAGGAATTTGCATTGCTGGTGAGTATGAGGATCAGATACCCAAATCtcaaatctctctctctcacacacccACAGGCCACAGCAATGATGTGTTAATGAGGAGGAATCAATGTACACTCTGTAGTGCGTACAATTGATTGTCCCATTTGTCTGTAAACTGCCGATGTCCTTCGGCCATACTAATACtgagtataaaatattttagctattCACTCTGCGTTTATATAGCCAAAAtcctttatattttcatactaCTACTGCTACAGCAAAGCTACGAACAGATCAATCCGTATGCTACTACTGTGTACTACTgggtactagtagtagtatggGAATATACCTCGCAATTATACTACTGGTACTAGTCCactaattaaagaaaaagggTGCAGTGTGCACGTGTTCGATTGGATGCTTCTTAGAAGCAAACAAGTGATGCATGCTCAGGCTCAATGGATGTTCGTCTCCCAAGTTGCAATCACAATCACCAATCAGCTCAATGGCTTTTTGTTTCGTCACGTGACAATGATAACGTACGTACAGCCAGCCGATGGTTTTGCACTCCGACTCACtcacttttatgtttataaagttaaaatctaaaactttaattctaaatttaaagttaattttgagcttcaatcttttcttttagatcgctaataatacaaatataaaaatttatttataaattattttttatttggctctttttttaagaaaaactaaacaatcacccctaatTTTACTTACTAGCATGTCTCTGGCTAGCAGCTTGATGGAGACAGCGGCAGCTTAGTACAGGACTACACTAtccaaaaacatttttagtaTAATATTCATGAAATTGATCAAACTACTAAGgtaagttttaaataaataaatacatgcacgatattcataatttttagcaCCCAGGACTCGTTTGGAACTAGTagcacataaattttataaattttttgtacGAAGAAGTGCGATTCTTCCAACAATTCTCTCAAATTCATATGTTCCAAAGGCCTCgttagatttaaaatttttgtcagCATCGGTATGATTTAGTATTCAATAACAATTGCTCACGTGTGAGATGGGCCACTAGttagtactctctccattttaaaataatgatGTATTTTACATTATTGggataaatatttgatcaaagaTTACTCTATAGATATATCACTTGTGTGACACAAATGTACAATAATATCAATCGtgggataaaattttatcataatagAGTAGTATTTCATTAAACTCTTATTTTACCAGAACTAAATACGCTCTATACTAGAAACATAGAGAAACAGAGAAGAAGTAGATCTTAGAGGAAATTAAAGTGGACGATAACGGGCTCCATCGTTTCATagttgcaactgcttataagccaaaatttaaaatttagacttaattttgaactttattttatggttttttcatcgtgatttattttacatatttcgtttttgagtcgctatggacacATATGCTTATTCCTCCAAAAAAACGAAACAATCGGAgccaacatattttaaagatcaAAATGGATGACAGTTAAGTTTAACAATGAGCTGGCGGATTTATCATCCCAGGGAAGATAAAGGGTCCCAATCTGCTGAATCCTTCCTTGTGTTGTAGTAGACGGCACGTAGAATGAAGGAAAGAAGGTTACACAAGCAAAaacttaataataataataataataataataataataataataataataataataataataataataataatgataataatataactagtagtagtagtagagtCAAATACAACAAGACTTTTGTTCTGGGAGCAAACTAATTAACCCATGCCACATGATATGATGAATTAAAAGGAATTCGCCAACTCTGATGTATACATCTCCTCTTTATTGAAGCACGACCTTAATTAAATCGCATTGGTTTATCAGGTGGAAGAAGAATGTGCGTGCAGGTTGGTTCGGTGCACTTGGGCAAACCAACGGAGGCAATGATCATCTATTTTGTCACGTGTTGTGTAAAAATCTCGAGGTTATGcgttatctaaaaataaataaattgtccGTATACTTGGGGGTAAATGAAAAGTTGCTAGAAAGTATCGGAAACAGTCttacagaaaagaaaagaaaggaattgccttttttttaaaaaaaaagaattgtgCAGGAGTATCGTAGTGGTCGTAGCATTATTAAtcaattgaattgaattacTATTTGGGTTGCTTGCTGGGCGACGGCggtccctccctccctccttgACTTTGGACCTTGACCCCGTCAACATCTGCGTTCCATatgcgcgcgcgcacacacacatacgTGACGTCAATCATCTGTCGACGGACGGCCCTGATTACGCGATTTCAAACACAGCGCCATTTCCCGCTTTACAGTCACCGTGGGTATTTCTGTAATAATTTGGTCCAATTGAAGATAATGTTATGTTATGTTGATGCCACTGCTACCAAAGTGGAGTAAGAAGAAAATGGCCAATGAAAAATCTGCATTTACATTAGCTAagagaaataaaatggatTCATTGATTTTTGTCAAGGGAGGAATGCATTCCTTCAATCAATCAATACTTGTATACTCCAGCAACAAACAAGGGCCTAACCATAGCAAGCGTTTCCTCTGCTGATGGAGGTGATCTCTAACTGTAACTGGCAGGCCAGGGATGCATGATTTTCGTCTGTCTGTCTCTGTCTTGTTCCTACCCTACTCTAGATAGATAGGAGTAAGCAAAAGTGAGGAGCGCCACGATTCGAATCGAGATGGAGCCAGGGGAGGGGGCGATCCGCGATCAGATGGAGTGGTGGCTGCTTGTGGTGGCACCGAGCAGCTCCTCCAGGTACTCTGCTCCAAGGTCCTCCAGCTCCATcactcctgctgctgcttcttccgGCCGCTTATTGCGACCAGCCGGTCTCCGCCCGGCGCGCATGGAATGCCTCCTCTTGAGCGCCACCACCGGCGACGCCCCGTCCTGCAGGGACACGCCCAGGCTGTCCATGGATCGCCGCACCTGCTCCACGGGAAAGTTGAGGACGGCGGCCGTGCCCCGCATGGCGAACGCCGCCTGGTCGtaggccagcgccgccgcctccgcgctgtCGAACGTGCCGAGCCAGACACGCACCCCGTTGCGCGTGGAGTCGCGGATCTCCGCCGCGTACTTGCCCCAAGGCCGCTTGCGCACCCCGCGGAAGGCCTGCGGTTGCGGTTGCGGCGGGGGAGCGGAGGAgttggtggcgccggcgcggcgggatTCGAGGAAGTGGATGAGGCCGGCGGTGAGGCGCGGTGATCCTTCGCCTTCGGGCGACATCCCAAGTGCTCCGAGTAGGAACTAGAATTAGCGGAGGAAGCCGCCGAGTAGGAATAATAGAGATGGAGGCCGAGATGGCCCTTTTATACTAGCTACTCTAGTGCAGTGCACCATCCCAATCATCCCCATGCACTTTGCCTACTAGACTTAGGAGGCCGTGTTCGTTTTGAGGGGAGGGTAGATTAACTTActctgataaaaaatatattaatagattagtatatgattaattaattattaattattaaaaaaatataaaataaattaatatgattttttaaaacaactttcctatagaacaCCGTTTAGCAGCACGTGAAGCATCCGCGCGAAAAAcgggggataagttaacttaccgggGGCAAACGAACGCTgcc from Oryza brachyantha chromosome 3, ObraRS2, whole genome shotgun sequence carries:
- the LOC102699765 gene encoding uncharacterized protein LOC102699765 isoform X1, whose translation is MSSGGGERLRNPCLTMHQPWASLLVHGIKRIEGRSWPSPVTGRLWIHAASKVPDPETIKAMEDFYREIYAVDGITDITFPQHYPVSRLLGCVEVVGCVSCQELASWEHVPQSVRLEALTDFCWLCENPQKLVVPFEMRGYQGVYNLERRIYEGAVRGLIPVQGPFPVNFPLPGSFQSDYAKPALEKSPSLTAAIAGARAAATQYSRKNHNNVAPTSTSTEETQQRFHWENHSYIMQNQSAEPRRSPRLQNGAPSRLVAVALRGLKQSSVSEGGEQSVPKRWPD
- the LOC102699765 gene encoding activating signal cointegrator 1 isoform X3, with protein sequence MSSGGGERLRNPCLTMHQPWASLLVHGIKRIEGRSWPSPVTGRLWIHAASKVPDPETIKAMEDFYREIYAVDGITDITFPQHYPVSRLLGCVEVVGCVSCQELASWEHVPQSVRLEALTDFCWLCENPQKLVVPFEMRGYQGVYNLERRIYEGAVRGLIPVQGPFPVNFPLPGSFQSDYAKPALEKSPSLTAAIAGARAAATQYSRKNHNNVAPTSTSTEETQQRFHWENHSYIMQNQSAEPRRSPRLQNGAPSR
- the LOC102699765 gene encoding activating signal cointegrator 1 isoform X2 — encoded protein: MSSGGGERLRNPCLTMHQPWASLLVHGIKRIEGRSWPSPVTGRLWIHAASKVPDPETIKAMEDFYREIYAVDGITDITFPQHYPVSRLLGCVEVVGCVSCQELASWEHVPQSVRLEALTDFCWLCENPQKLVVPFEMRGYQGVYNLERRIYEGAVRGLIPVQGPFPVNFPLPGSFQSDYAKPALEKSPSLTAAIAGARAAATQYSRKNHNNVAPTSTSTEETQQRFHWENHSYIMQNQSAEPRRSPRLQNGAPSRWH
- the LOC102717788 gene encoding ethylene-response factor C3-like, translated to MSPEGEGSPRLTAGLIHFLESRRAGATNSSAPPPQPQPQAFRGVRKRPWGKYAAEIRDSTRNGVRVWLGTFDSAEAAALAYDQAAFAMRGTAAVLNFPVEQVRRSMDSLGVSLQDGASPVVALKRRHSMRAGRRPAGRNKRPEEAAAGVMELEDLGAEYLEELLGATTSSHHSI
- the LOC102717512 gene encoding uncharacterized protein LOC102717512, which encodes MEFVAVAVGRRTPPPPAHPQSKRTKPAQAQRRADLEQEVAELKKQLGNEQAVHDILERALLHPDTTITGSSPSPSLLRNIPAFIPPKAKELLAELVLVEEEIARLEAQIITMKKQQAPNHPTATTSALLLQPPSIDSTNGKGKDANIKSMFFISQAINADFLLLDHQHHHLSPKPRNHPHSSNSDSDNNNKKKMVQQQPNKLSERIVKCLICIFIRLLRSSRVADLQQDNNTTSNNRSSASSSPLTRQPHQGGGGGGGSFRIDSALISRQECRSGQQDHYGIFAIQDSIVRDIGPYKNLVSFTSSAFDLRGFSTSPLLTKLRGMLEALQHVDLRFLTHQQKLAFWLNIYNTCIMHGILHNGLPSNSEKLLALKNKATLNVSGQKFNALVIENFILRQPSSVKEELWKCEVDVEEQQVRGRYGLNSSEPNILFALCCGNRSSPALRIYKADRVMMDLEKAKLEYLQASLVVTSTRRLMIPSLIHSNMHDFAKDMESLVRWIIDQLPTSWSLRKSMVDCLRPGGGGHHHHLRIQDLLLDVIPYDYDFQYLLPM